From a region of the Helianthus annuus cultivar XRQ/B chromosome 5, HanXRQr2.0-SUNRISE, whole genome shotgun sequence genome:
- the LOC110940092 gene encoding proliferating cell nuclear antigen, with protein sequence MLELRLVQGSLLKKVMESLKDLVTDANFDCSATGFSLQAMDSSHVALVSLLLRSEGFEHYRCDRNLSMGMNLNNMSKMLKCAGNDDIITLKADDGSDTVTFMFESPTQDKIADFEMKLMDIDSEHLGIPEAEYHAIVRMPSSEFARICKDLSSIGDTVVISVTKEGVKFSTRGDIGTANVVCRQNTTVDKPEEATVIEMNEPVSLTFALRYMNSFTKATPLSSTVTISLSSELPVVVEYKIAEMGYIRFYLAPKIEEDEEDNKS encoded by the exons ATGTTGGAGCTGAGGCTAGTTCAGGGTAGTCTTCTGAAGAAGGTGATGGAGTCGCTCAAAGATCTGGTGACCGACGCCAACTTTGACTGCTCCGCCACCGGATTCTCGCTTCAGGCCATGGATTCCAGCCACGTGGCACTGGTGTCTCTCCTTCTCAGATCTGAAGGGTTTGAACACTACAGGTGTGACCGGAACTTATCCATGGGCATGAATCTTAATAATATGTCCAAGATGCTAAAATGCGCCGGAAATGATGATATCATTACTCTTAAGGCTGATGATGGGAGTGATACTGTTACTTTCATGTTTGAAAGCCCTA CCCAAGATAAGATTGCTGATTTTGAGATGAAGTTAATGGACATCGACAGTGAGCACCTTGGAATTCCTGAAGCCGAGTATCATGCCATTGTTCGGATGCCTTCATCTGAATTTGCTAGGATCTGTAAAGATCTTAGTAGTATCGGCGATACAG TTGTGATTTCTGTGACCAAGGAGGGCGTTAAGTTCTCGACAAGAGGTGATATCGGAACTGCAAATGTTGTTTGTAGGCAGAACACTACAGTAGACAAG CCCGAGGAAGCAACAGTTATAGAGATGAACGAACCAGTGTCTTTGACATTTGCATTAAGATACATGAACTCGTTTACAAAGGCGACTCCGTTGTCAAGTACCGTCACAATCAGTTTGTCGTCAGAGCTTCCTGTAGTGGTGGAGTACAAGATAGCTGAGATGGGTTATATCAGGTTCTATTTGGCTCCTAAgatagaagaagatgaagaggacAACAAATCTTGA